In the Streptomyces formicae genome, one interval contains:
- a CDS encoding DUF4442 domain-containing protein has product MSIGEMLAATVPMARTLNLEFRETAPDKAVVALPDQSEYHNHVGGPHAGAMFTLGESASGAIVLAAFGAELSRAVPLAVSAEIAYKKLAMGPVTATATLGRPAADVIAELDEGKRPEFPVAIAIQREDGAVTGEMTVVWTLRPNDPS; this is encoded by the coding sequence ATGTCGATCGGCGAGATGCTCGCCGCCACGGTGCCGATGGCCAGGACGCTGAACCTCGAGTTCCGCGAGACCGCGCCGGACAAGGCCGTGGTGGCCCTGCCCGACCAGAGCGAGTACCACAACCACGTCGGCGGGCCGCACGCCGGTGCCATGTTCACGCTGGGCGAGTCCGCGAGCGGGGCCATCGTGCTCGCCGCGTTCGGCGCGGAGCTCTCGCGGGCCGTGCCGCTCGCCGTCAGCGCCGAGATCGCGTACAAGAAGCTGGCCATGGGGCCCGTGACGGCCACGGCGACCCTCGGCCGTCCGGCCGCCGACGTGATCGCCGAGCTCGACGAGGGCAAGCGACCCGAGTTCCCCGTGGCCATCGCGATCCAGCGCGAGGACGGTGCCGTCACCGGCGAGATGACGGTCGTCTGGACCCTGCGGCCGAACGACCCCAGCTGA
- a CDS encoding MFS transporter: protein MASRPPAGDSPGVTTPAPSLRRPSWAGRNYTLLTAAAIVTNLGSHGALIAAAFAVLDAGGDGGDVGLVAAARTLPLVLFLLIGGAVADRLPRHHVMVAANALNCFSQAAFAVLVLAGEPQLWQMMLLTGLGGIGQAFFGPAAEGMLMSSVSGEQASRAFALYRMAMQGAGLGGAALGGLLVAAMGPGWVLAVDAVAFAGAAALRSLLDVSHIPPREPGGGLLADLRDGWREFTGRPWLWSIVAQFSVVVAVVGAAEAVFGPLVARDELGGAGPWGLALGAFGAGTVGGALLMMRWKPRRLLFAGTLCVFPLAAPSAALAVPLPVAGLAAVMFVSGVAIEVFGVSWMTAMHQEIPEEKLSRVAAYDWFGSVAMVPLATALAGPAESAFGRSASLWGCAALVIVVTAAVLLVPDVRHLTRRTKEVAAGAGTSTEAAPGSGLASADAESAAGRLG from the coding sequence TTGGCAAGTCGGCCGCCCGCCGGGGATAGTCCCGGGGTGACGACACCTGCCCCCAGCCTGCGCCGCCCCTCCTGGGCGGGCCGCAACTACACGCTGCTGACCGCCGCCGCGATCGTGACGAACCTCGGAAGCCACGGGGCGTTGATCGCGGCGGCGTTCGCCGTCCTCGACGCCGGCGGCGACGGCGGGGACGTCGGGCTCGTGGCGGCCGCGCGGACCCTGCCGCTCGTGCTGTTCCTGCTCATCGGCGGCGCGGTCGCCGACCGGCTGCCGCGCCACCACGTGATGGTCGCCGCCAACGCCCTCAACTGCTTCTCGCAGGCGGCCTTCGCGGTGCTCGTCCTCGCGGGCGAGCCGCAGCTGTGGCAGATGATGCTGCTCACCGGGCTCGGCGGCATCGGACAGGCGTTCTTCGGCCCGGCGGCCGAGGGCATGCTGATGTCGTCCGTCAGCGGCGAGCAGGCGAGCCGGGCGTTCGCGCTGTACCGGATGGCGATGCAGGGCGCGGGGCTCGGCGGCGCCGCGCTCGGCGGTCTGCTGGTGGCGGCGATGGGCCCCGGCTGGGTGCTCGCCGTGGACGCCGTGGCCTTCGCGGGCGCGGCGGCGCTGCGCTCGCTCCTCGACGTCAGCCACATTCCGCCGCGCGAGCCCGGCGGCGGTCTCCTCGCCGATCTGCGGGACGGCTGGCGGGAGTTCACAGGACGCCCCTGGCTGTGGTCGATCGTGGCGCAGTTCTCCGTCGTGGTCGCGGTGGTGGGCGCCGCGGAGGCGGTCTTCGGCCCACTGGTCGCGCGCGACGAACTGGGCGGCGCCGGGCCCTGGGGCCTCGCGCTCGGCGCGTTCGGTGCGGGCACGGTCGGCGGCGCGCTCCTGATGATGCGGTGGAAGCCGCGACGGCTGCTGTTCGCGGGCACCCTGTGCGTCTTCCCGCTGGCCGCCCCCTCGGCGGCCCTCGCGGTGCCGCTGCCGGTGGCGGGGCTCGCCGCGGTGATGTTCGTCAGCGGTGTGGCGATCGAGGTGTTCGGCGTCTCGTGGATGACGGCGATGCACCAGGAGATCCCCGAGGAGAAGCTGTCGCGGGTCGCGGCCTACGACTGGTTCGGCTCGGTGGCGATGGTGCCGCTGGCCACCGCGCTCGCCGGGCCCGCGGAGTCCGCGTTCGGCAGGTCCGCCTCGCTGTGGGGCTGCGCGGCGCTGGTGATCGTGGTGACGGCGGCGGTCCTCCTCGTCCCCGACGTACGCCATCTGACGCGGCGTACGAAGG